ATGGTGGACGATCGTGCCCGTCTGACGTTCCTGCCCTTCTCCCGGCCCGCCCTGGGGGAGGAGGAGGTGCAGGCCGTCGTGGACTGTCTCCGCTCGGGCTGGATCACCACCGGCCCGCGAACGCGGGAGCTCGAGGAGCGGTTCGCCGTCCACGTCGGGGCGCGCCACGCTCTCGCCGTGGCCTCGGGAACCGGAGGAGAGCACCTGGCGCTCCTCGCTCTCGGGATCGGCCCCGGCGACGAGGTGGTGACGAGCCCGATGACCTGGGTCTCGACGGTCAACATCGTCGAGCTGGTCGGTGCGCGCCCCGTATTCGTCGACATCGACGAGGACACGTTCAACCTCGATCCGAGACGGCTCCGGGACGCGCTGACCTCTCGCACCCGCGCGATCCTCCCCGTGCATTTCGCCGGCCTCCCTTGCGACATGGACGCGATCGGCGCGGTGTCCCGCGAGCGCGGTATCCCGGTGATCGAGGACGCCGCGCACGCCGCGGGGGCCCTGCTCGGCGGGCGACCGGTGGGTAGCCTGAGCCTCCTGACCGTGTTCAGCTTCCACGCGATCAAGAACCTCACGACCGGCGAGGGCGGGATGATCACCACCGACGACGACGACCTCGCCGCTCGGCTTCGCCTGCTGCGGTTCCACGGGATCACCCGCGACTCCTGGCAGCGCCAGGGCCAGGGGGCCGGGGCCGCCTACGACGTGCTTCGCCCTGGGTTCAAGTACAACCTCACGGACATCCAGTCGGCGATCGGCCTGGTGCAGCTCCGAAGGCTCGACGCGCTCAACGATCGGCGCGCCCGCCTCGCGAGCCGCTACCTCGACGCGCTCCGGGACGTCGAGGGGATCCGCCTCCCCGCGGCCGAGGCGGGCTATCCCGCCCGGCACGCGTGGCACCTGTTCACGATCCTGGTGGACGTCGACC
This genomic stretch from Terriglobia bacterium harbors:
- a CDS encoding aminotransferase class I/II-fold pyridoxal phosphate-dependent enzyme, which gives rise to MVDDRARLTFLPFSRPALGEEEVQAVVDCLRSGWITTGPRTRELEERFAVHVGARHALAVASGTGGEHLALLALGIGPGDEVVTSPMTWVSTVNIVELVGARPVFVDIDEDTFNLDPRRLRDALTSRTRAILPVHFAGLPCDMDAIGAVSRERGIPVIEDAAHAAGALLGGRPVGSLSLLTVFSFHAIKNLTTGEGGMITTDDDDLAARLRLLRFHGITRDSWQRQGQGAGAAYDVLRPGFKYNLTDIQSAIGLVQLRRLDALNDRRARLASRYLDALRDVEGIRLPAAEAGYPARHAWHLFTILVDVDRLDLDRFGFMEAMKRENVGTGLHFLAVHLQPYYRERYGHRPGDFPEAEKVSERIVSLPLFPGMTEGDVDDVARAVRKVVRSHRR